A window of the Mucilaginibacter sp. cycad4 genome harbors these coding sequences:
- a CDS encoding fibronectin type III domain-containing protein has translation MRTWIYSLFIILTIAGCSKKTPPPDVTPVATSLVSPLKDQPCTTGTIISTDKSTVTFTWQTADKAEGYVLAVKNLLTKVETKQTVTSTQATADLLRNTPYSWYVISTSTKTKATAQSETWKFYNAGAGTVSYPPYPAEITAPLFGDNVTASSGNITLKWTGSTLGAAIKGYDIYFSNTNSPTLFKSNISDSQYQVAVKPGTTYYWRIVTIDNAGNYTDSGIYQFSVK, from the coding sequence ATGAGAACCTGGATATATAGTTTATTTATAATATTAACAATTGCAGGTTGCAGCAAGAAAACCCCTCCGCCCGATGTTACCCCTGTTGCAACAAGCCTGGTATCGCCATTAAAAGATCAGCCCTGTACTACGGGTACAATTATATCAACCGATAAAAGTACCGTAACGTTTACCTGGCAAACCGCCGATAAAGCTGAAGGCTATGTCCTTGCCGTAAAAAACCTGCTTACCAAAGTTGAAACAAAACAAACTGTAACATCAACCCAGGCCACAGCCGATCTGCTTCGCAATACCCCGTACTCATGGTATGTGATATCTACCTCAACAAAAACCAAAGCTACAGCACAAAGTGAAACCTGGAAGTTTTACAATGCCGGGGCAGGCACAGTAAGCTATCCGCCCTATCCGGCTGAAATAACAGCACCCCTTTTTGGTGATAACGTAACGGCTTCGTCGGGAAATATCACACTGAAATGGACGGGCAGCACACTGGGAGCCGCCATAAAGGGATACGATATTTACTTTTCCAATACTAACTCGCCCACCCTTTTCAAATCAAATATATCTGATAGTCAATACCAGGTTGCAGTAAAACCGGGCACAACTTATTACTGGCGCATAGTTACTATTGATAACGCCGGAAATTATACTGATTCAGGGATATACCAATTTTCGGTTAAGTAA